The DNA sequence TCCGGACGAAGGACCGTCGATCTCTATCCCGGAGGTGACCGCCTTCGCGGAAACCGCCAGCGTACCCATCGATGCCCTGATCGACGGTGGGCTCTGCCCGCAGTTCCTCCACATGACCATCGTTGACTGCGCCACTACCAACAAACCGCCGCGAATCGAACGTGAGGGGACAACGCACCGGCGGGCCGTAGAGACTGCCTTGCGGTGGGGCTGAATACCCAGGTCGCGAATCAAGCGGGAGCTAGCTGGGCGGCGGCCGGGCATGCCACAGTGCTGGCGGGTTGCGCTTCAAGATCGCCGTGTGCGTGCTGAGGGTGTGGGGGGTGCCAGATCCGCCAGGCTGGTTGGGAGACGGGTGGCGGGTGCGAGCGGTCGACAGGTCCACGTGCGTAGGGCTTCGGCATCCTTGCGTCGAGCAAATGCGCGGGCGAGGCGGTTGGCGACGGCAACTGAGTCAGCGTCAACGTCGCGTGCCGCTACCCGGTGCGTGGTGATCCCCATCTGCTTGAGTTCCTCGTCGCGATTACGGTCGTCGGCCTTTGCACGAGCGGTGTCGTGGGAGGAGCCGTCGATTTCCACGCAGATCTTCAGGGGCGGGCAGTACAGGTCCATTCGGCGTCCGCCGATCGGAACCTGTGGTATCCATGGAAACGTCGGCGGCATCTGCCGTAGGAAGAACCACAGTCGGCGTTCGGTGCTGTTCGTGGCGGGTGGATGCTGGCTTCCGTGCCCGCGGGCCGCGAACCACAGCCCGTCGGCGAAGGCGCGGTTCCGCGATCCCCGCCGGTACTGTGAGGGATCGCCGACCCAGGCGCAATGCCGTGAAGCTTAAGGCGATCTT is a window from the Parafrankia discariae genome containing:
- a CDS encoding endonuclease domain-containing protein, with product MWFAARGHGSQHPPATNSTERRLWFFLRQMPPTFPWIPQVPIGGRRMDLYCPPLKICVEIDGSSHDTARAKADDRNRDEELKQMGITTHRVAARDVDADSVAVANRLARAFARRKDAEALRTWTCRPLAPATRLPTSLADLAPPTPSARTRRS